One segment of Mycolicibacterium baixiangningiae DNA contains the following:
- a CDS encoding alpha/beta hydrolase, which translates to MTATYDEVSFTSMDTRCTGRHFRSESDRLAGPYGRPVVVMAHGFGGTMDSGLAPFAERFCSAGADVLTFDYRGFGASEGLPRQSVSVHRQLRDFHAAVVAAQRLPGVDPVRVVLWGSSFSGSHVIRVAAGRADVAAVVAMTPLTSGLAASRAAVAHRDIGAALRWTLVGLKSRVALARGRAPSLMPLAARPGQPGALALEGAYESYLSIAGPTWRNEIDAGIGMELVKVRTGRSAKQIRVPVLVQIADFDRFVPAGSVARTAAQAGAQVHHYPCDHFDVWPGHQWHDRAATDQAAFLDRVFGLRTASNPGPPRSTPL; encoded by the coding sequence ATGACCGCCACCTATGACGAGGTGTCCTTCACCTCGATGGACACCCGCTGCACAGGCCGGCACTTCCGCAGCGAATCCGACCGGCTTGCCGGTCCGTACGGGCGGCCCGTGGTGGTCATGGCACACGGCTTCGGCGGCACCATGGACTCGGGGCTGGCACCCTTCGCCGAGCGGTTCTGCAGTGCGGGCGCCGACGTCTTGACATTCGACTACCGGGGCTTCGGCGCATCGGAGGGTCTACCGCGCCAGAGCGTCTCGGTACACCGCCAACTGCGGGACTTCCATGCGGCGGTGGTGGCGGCGCAGCGCTTGCCCGGGGTGGATCCCGTACGGGTGGTGCTGTGGGGGTCGTCGTTCTCCGGCAGCCACGTCATCCGGGTGGCGGCCGGGCGAGCGGACGTCGCGGCGGTCGTCGCGATGACCCCGCTCACCAGTGGGCTGGCGGCGAGCAGAGCCGCCGTGGCGCACCGCGATATCGGTGCCGCACTGCGCTGGACCCTGGTGGGGCTCAAGAGCCGCGTCGCGCTCGCCCGCGGCCGCGCACCGTCACTGATGCCGTTGGCGGCGCGCCCGGGACAGCCCGGTGCGCTGGCGCTGGAGGGCGCCTACGAGAGCTACCTGTCGATAGCGGGTCCGACGTGGCGCAACGAGATCGACGCCGGGATCGGGATGGAACTGGTCAAGGTGCGAACGGGCCGGTCCGCCAAGCAGATCCGGGTGCCGGTGCTGGTACAGATCGCCGACTTCGACCGGTTCGTGCCGGCCGGGTCCGTCGCCCGAACCGCCGCACAGGCCGGGGCGCAGGTGCACCACTATCCGTGCGACCACTTCGACGTCTGGCCCGGCCACCAATGGCACGACAGGGCCGCGACGGACCAGGCGGCGTTCCTCGACCGGGTGTTCGGCCTCAGAACTGCGTCGAACCCAGGTCCACCGCGATCGACGCCGCTGTGA
- the fabG gene encoding 3-oxoacyl-ACP reductase FabG, which produces MSLLTGQTAIVTGGAQGLGFAIAERFVSEGARVVLGDLDLNATDAAAGRLGGADVATAVRCDVTRADDVDALVAAAVERFGGLDVMVNNAGITRDATLRKMTEEQFDQVIAVHLKGTWNGLKSAAAVMRENKRGAIVNMSSISGKVGLIGQTNYSAAKAGIVGMTKAAAKELAHLGVRVNAIQPGLIRSAMTEAMPQHIWDQKLAEVPMGRAGEPDEVAKVALFLASDLSSYMTGIVLEVTGGRHI; this is translated from the coding sequence GTGTCGTTGCTGACCGGACAGACCGCGATCGTCACAGGCGGTGCGCAGGGACTGGGCTTCGCGATCGCAGAGCGATTCGTGTCCGAAGGGGCGCGGGTGGTGCTCGGCGATCTCGACCTCAACGCCACCGACGCCGCGGCCGGACGTCTCGGCGGGGCCGACGTGGCCACCGCGGTGCGGTGTGACGTCACCCGCGCCGACGACGTGGATGCGCTCGTGGCGGCGGCGGTGGAGCGCTTCGGTGGTCTCGACGTCATGGTGAACAACGCCGGCATCACCCGCGACGCCACCCTGCGGAAGATGACTGAGGAGCAGTTCGACCAGGTGATCGCCGTGCACCTCAAAGGCACCTGGAACGGGCTGAAGTCCGCCGCCGCGGTCATGCGCGAGAACAAGCGCGGCGCGATCGTCAACATGTCGTCGATCTCCGGCAAGGTGGGCCTGATCGGACAGACCAATTACTCCGCGGCCAAAGCCGGCATCGTCGGCATGACCAAGGCCGCCGCGAAGGAACTCGCTCATCTCGGCGTACGGGTCAACGCGATCCAGCCCGGCCTCATCCGCTCGGCGATGACCGAGGCCATGCCGCAACACATCTGGGATCAGAAGCTCGCCGAGGTGCCGATGGGCCGCGCCGGTGAGCCGGACGAGGTGGCCAAGGTGGCGCTGTTCCTCGCCTCGGACCTGTCCTCCTACATGACCGGCATCGTCCTCGAAGTGACCGGCGGACGGCACATCTGA
- a CDS encoding MaoC family dehydratase yields MKTFNGLDEFVAAEGSSIGPTEWLEITQDRVNLFADATDDHQWIHVDPEKAADGPFGGTIAHGLLTLSLLPHFSHQLYAVDNIAMGINYGYNKVRFINPVKVGARVRARAEISKVDRLDNAVQATTTITVEIEGADKPAAVAESIVRYIA; encoded by the coding sequence GTGAAGACCTTCAACGGCTTGGACGAGTTCGTAGCCGCCGAGGGCAGCTCGATCGGGCCCACCGAATGGCTTGAGATCACGCAGGACCGGGTCAACCTGTTCGCTGATGCGACCGACGACCACCAGTGGATCCACGTTGATCCGGAGAAGGCGGCCGACGGACCGTTTGGCGGCACCATCGCACACGGGCTGTTGACACTGTCGCTGCTGCCTCACTTCAGCCATCAGCTCTACGCGGTCGACAACATCGCGATGGGGATCAATTACGGCTACAACAAGGTTCGTTTCATCAACCCCGTCAAGGTGGGTGCCAGGGTGCGCGCCCGTGCGGAGATCAGCAAGGTGGACCGGCTCGACAATGCCGTCCAGGCCACGACCACGATCACCGTGGAGATCGAGGGAGCGGACAAACCCGCCGCCGTCGCCGAGTCGATCGTCCGCTACATCGCCTGA
- a CDS encoding GntR family transcriptional regulator: protein MAAPDFVTRPQLSEDIARFVRRRIFDGTYPAGGYIRLEQLASELGVSVTPVREALFELRAEGLLAQQPRRGFVVLPVTGRDIADVSNVQAYVGGELAARAAHNITDDRLRELTAIQDALEDAYRRDDGEAAVRLNHEFHRAINVAADSPKLAQMMSLITRYAPESVFPTIETWPEESVRHHRRLLAALGEHDENLARGTMSEHLAAGAGPLIEHLKARGVVE from the coding sequence ATGGCCGCACCCGATTTCGTGACCCGCCCACAACTGTCCGAGGACATCGCGCGGTTCGTCCGGCGGCGGATCTTCGACGGGACCTACCCCGCCGGTGGGTACATCCGGCTCGAACAGTTGGCGTCAGAACTCGGCGTCAGCGTGACCCCCGTGCGCGAGGCCCTGTTCGAGTTGCGCGCGGAAGGGCTTCTCGCACAACAACCGCGTCGCGGATTCGTGGTGCTGCCGGTGACGGGTCGCGACATCGCCGACGTGTCGAACGTGCAGGCCTACGTGGGCGGTGAATTGGCCGCCCGCGCGGCGCACAACATCACCGACGATCGGTTGCGGGAGCTCACCGCCATCCAGGATGCGCTCGAAGACGCCTACCGGCGCGACGACGGTGAGGCGGCGGTGCGGCTCAACCACGAGTTCCACCGGGCGATCAACGTCGCCGCGGATTCACCCAAGCTCGCTCAGATGATGTCGTTGATCACCCGGTACGCACCGGAGTCGGTGTTCCCCACCATCGAGACGTGGCCCGAGGAGTCGGTGCGCCACCACCGGCGGCTGCTCGCGGCACTGGGGGAGCACGACGAGAACCTGGCGCGCGGCACGATGTCCGAGCACCTGGCCGCGGGCGCCGGACCGCTCATCGAGCACCTCAAGGCCCGCGGCGTCGTCGAGTAA
- a CDS encoding acyl-CoA dehydrogenase family protein — MTRLAQTLGLTEFQTEIVSTVRRFVDKEVIPNAQELEHADTYPQAIVDAMRDMGLFGLMIPEEYGGLGESLLTYALCVEELARGWMSVSGVINTHFIVAYMIRQHGTEAQKAGYLPRMATGETRGAFSMSEPELGSDVAAIRTRARRDDSGGYVIDGQKMWLTNGGSSTLVAALVRTDEGADKPHRNLTAFLVEKPAGFGEVVPGLTIPGKLDKLGYKGIDTTELIFDGYRASADDILGERPGQGFFQMMDGVEVGRVNVSARACGVGLRAFELAVRYAQQRQTFGKPIAEHQAIAFQLAEMATKVEAAHLMMVNAARLKDSGERNDVAAGMAKYLASEFCAEVTQQSFRIHGGYGYSKEYEIERLMRDAPFLLIGEGTSEIQKNIISKRLLADYRI, encoded by the coding sequence GTGACCCGCCTCGCGCAGACTCTGGGTCTGACGGAGTTCCAGACCGAAATCGTCTCCACCGTGCGCCGATTCGTGGACAAGGAGGTCATCCCGAACGCGCAGGAACTCGAGCACGCCGACACCTATCCGCAGGCCATCGTCGACGCGATGCGCGATATGGGACTGTTCGGGCTGATGATCCCCGAGGAGTACGGCGGGCTCGGCGAATCGCTGCTCACCTACGCGCTGTGCGTCGAGGAGCTGGCCCGTGGCTGGATGAGCGTCTCCGGGGTGATCAACACCCACTTCATCGTCGCCTACATGATCCGCCAGCACGGCACCGAGGCGCAGAAAGCCGGCTACCTGCCGCGGATGGCCACCGGTGAGACCAGGGGTGCGTTCTCCATGTCGGAACCCGAACTGGGCTCCGACGTCGCGGCGATCCGCACCCGCGCCCGACGGGACGACTCCGGTGGTTACGTCATCGACGGCCAGAAGATGTGGCTCACCAACGGTGGCAGCTCCACGCTGGTCGCCGCACTGGTCCGCACCGACGAGGGCGCCGACAAACCGCACCGCAATCTCACCGCGTTCCTCGTCGAAAAGCCGGCAGGCTTCGGCGAAGTCGTGCCCGGACTGACAATTCCCGGCAAGCTCGACAAGCTGGGTTACAAGGGCATCGACACCACGGAACTCATTTTCGACGGCTATCGCGCGAGCGCCGACGACATCCTCGGCGAACGTCCCGGCCAGGGCTTCTTCCAGATGATGGACGGCGTCGAGGTCGGCCGGGTCAACGTGTCGGCACGGGCGTGCGGTGTGGGGTTGCGCGCGTTCGAACTCGCGGTGCGCTACGCGCAGCAGCGCCAGACGTTCGGCAAACCGATTGCCGAGCATCAGGCGATCGCCTTCCAGCTCGCCGAGATGGCGACGAAAGTCGAAGCGGCACACCTGATGATGGTCAACGCCGCCCGGCTCAAGGACTCCGGGGAGCGCAACGACGTCGCCGCGGGGATGGCGAAGTACCTGGCCAGCGAGTTCTGCGCCGAGGTCACCCAGCAGAGTTTCCGCATCCACGGCGGCTACGGCTACTCCAAGGAGTACGAGATCGAGCGGCTGATGCGGGACGCGCCGTTCCTGCTGATCGGCGAGGGCACCAGCGAGATCCAGAAGAACATCATCAGCAAGCGTCTGCTCGCCGACTACCGGATCTGA
- a CDS encoding acyl-CoA dehydrogenase family protein, producing MSEVSDEDFREILAQTRHFVRTAVVPREPEILAEDKVPDDLREQSKKMGLFGYAIPQEWGGLGLDLTQDVELAMEFGYTSLALRSMFGTNNGIAGQVLVGFGTDEQKQRWLSDIASGDVVASFALTEPGAGSNPAGLRTKAVRDGADWVITGQKRFITNAPTANLFVVFARTRPADAQGAGIAVFLVPADSEGVEVGVKDAKMGQEGAWTADVNFTDVRVPASALVGGSEDIGYRAALTTLARGRVHIAALAVGAAQRALDESVAYAATATQGGQPIGDFQLVQAMLADQQTGVMAGRALVRDAARQWVTGEDRRIAPSAAKVFCTEMAGQVADLAVQIHGGSGYMREVPVERIYRDVRLLRLYEGTSEIQRLIIGGGLVKAAKRAAANS from the coding sequence ATGAGCGAAGTCAGTGACGAGGATTTCCGCGAAATCCTCGCGCAGACACGGCATTTCGTCAGGACCGCGGTGGTTCCGCGCGAGCCCGAGATCCTCGCCGAAGACAAGGTTCCCGACGATCTGCGGGAGCAGTCCAAGAAGATGGGCCTGTTCGGCTACGCGATTCCGCAGGAGTGGGGCGGTCTCGGGCTGGACCTGACCCAGGACGTCGAACTCGCCATGGAGTTCGGATACACCTCCCTGGCGCTGCGCTCGATGTTCGGCACCAACAACGGCATCGCCGGTCAGGTGCTGGTGGGCTTCGGCACCGATGAGCAGAAGCAGCGGTGGCTCAGCGACATCGCTTCCGGCGACGTCGTCGCCTCGTTCGCGCTGACCGAACCGGGTGCGGGCTCGAATCCGGCGGGGCTACGCACCAAGGCGGTGCGCGACGGCGCCGACTGGGTGATCACCGGCCAGAAGCGCTTCATCACCAACGCCCCGACCGCGAACCTCTTCGTCGTCTTCGCCCGCACCCGGCCCGCCGACGCCCAGGGCGCGGGGATCGCGGTGTTCCTGGTGCCCGCCGACTCCGAGGGTGTCGAGGTCGGCGTCAAGGACGCCAAGATGGGGCAGGAAGGCGCCTGGACCGCCGATGTCAACTTCACCGACGTCCGGGTACCCGCCTCGGCACTGGTCGGCGGCAGCGAGGACATCGGCTACCGGGCGGCGCTGACCACGTTGGCGCGCGGGCGCGTGCACATCGCCGCATTGGCCGTCGGCGCCGCACAGCGTGCGCTCGACGAATCCGTCGCCTACGCCGCCACTGCGACGCAGGGCGGCCAGCCGATCGGCGATTTCCAGCTCGTGCAGGCGATGCTGGCCGATCAGCAGACCGGGGTCATGGCGGGCCGGGCACTGGTCCGCGACGCCGCGCGGCAGTGGGTCACCGGTGAGGACCGGCGGATCGCACCGTCGGCGGCCAAGGTGTTCTGCACGGAGATGGCCGGTCAGGTCGCCGATCTGGCGGTACAGATCCACGGAGGGAGTGGTTACATGCGCGAGGTTCCGGTCGAGCGGATCTACCGCGATGTGCGGCTGTTACGCCTGTACGAGGGCACCAGTGAGATTCAACGCCTGATCATCGGTGGCGGACTGGTGAAGGCCGCGAAGCGGGCGGCGGCGAATTCATGA
- a CDS encoding class I adenylate-forming enzyme family protein → MPDLTDTVDHLVRLRSDRDPTSFAVIDPHTRITYREVDTATMEMAAAFVEAGVGKGTRVGLIMPNSVLWVQIAVALTRIGAVLVPLSTLLAPPELAAQLRTASVRVLISVPEFRGRRYLDDLEPHRATLPALRKVWTAEEAVAAPVSARAARLVDALADAVTPSDLFVIMFTSGSSGPPKGVMHSHGNALAAVRSGLDARCITPDTRLYLPMPFFWVGGFGSGVLSALLAGATLVTEEIPQPDTTLRLLERERVTLFRGWPDQADALARKRHLIGADLSALQPGSLEALLPPHDRSTPGARATLFGMTEAFGPYCGYRADTDMPRSAWGSCGRPFDGMQVRITDTEAADPVAAGVIGEIQLRGPHVMRGICRRSREEVFTADGWYPTGDLGHLDDDGFLFYHGRSDDMFKVSGATVYPSEVEQALRTIDGVAGAFVTEVSGAVGAVVISRRPVDQLREGARKRLSAFKIPTVWLLVDDDNAIPRKATGKVNIRALRNLLTSSREQT, encoded by the coding sequence ATGCCTGACCTCACCGACACCGTCGACCATCTGGTGCGGCTGCGCTCCGACCGCGACCCGACGTCCTTCGCGGTGATCGACCCGCACACCAGAATTACCTACCGCGAAGTCGACACCGCCACAATGGAAATGGCAGCGGCGTTCGTCGAGGCCGGCGTCGGCAAGGGCACGCGGGTGGGGTTGATCATGCCCAACAGCGTGCTCTGGGTGCAGATCGCCGTGGCGCTCACCCGCATCGGCGCCGTCCTCGTCCCGCTCAGCACGCTGCTCGCCCCACCCGAGCTGGCCGCGCAGCTGCGTACCGCGTCCGTGCGGGTGCTGATCAGCGTGCCGGAGTTCCGCGGCCGCCGCTACCTCGACGACCTCGAACCCCACCGAGCCACGCTGCCCGCGCTTCGAAAAGTGTGGACCGCCGAAGAGGCCGTGGCGGCCCCTGTTTCGGCGCGCGCCGCCCGCCTCGTCGACGCGCTCGCCGACGCGGTCACCCCCAGCGACCTCTTCGTCATCATGTTCACCTCGGGCAGCAGTGGGCCGCCCAAGGGCGTCATGCACTCCCATGGCAACGCGCTGGCGGCGGTGCGATCGGGGCTCGACGCCCGGTGTATCACCCCGGATACCCGGTTGTACCTGCCCATGCCGTTCTTCTGGGTCGGCGGGTTCGGCAGTGGTGTGCTCTCGGCGCTGTTGGCCGGCGCGACACTGGTCACCGAGGAGATCCCCCAGCCCGACACCACGCTTCGCCTGCTCGAACGGGAACGGGTGACCCTGTTCCGTGGGTGGCCGGATCAGGCCGACGCGCTTGCCCGGAAACGCCATTTGATCGGCGCCGACCTCTCGGCGTTGCAGCCGGGCAGTCTGGAGGCACTGCTGCCACCCCATGATCGCAGTACCCCTGGCGCCAGGGCCACGCTGTTCGGGATGACGGAGGCGTTCGGACCCTACTGTGGCTACCGCGCCGACACCGATATGCCGCGCTCTGCGTGGGGCAGCTGCGGCCGACCGTTCGACGGTATGCAGGTCCGCATCACCGACACCGAAGCCGCTGACCCAGTGGCCGCCGGCGTCATCGGAGAGATCCAGTTGCGCGGCCCGCATGTCATGCGCGGCATCTGCCGACGCAGCCGCGAGGAGGTGTTCACCGCCGACGGCTGGTATCCGACCGGCGATCTCGGCCACCTCGACGACGACGGATTCCTGTTCTACCACGGCCGTTCCGACGACATGTTCAAGGTCAGCGGCGCCACGGTGTATCCCAGCGAAGTCGAGCAGGCGCTGCGAACCATCGACGGCGTCGCAGGTGCGTTCGTGACCGAGGTGTCCGGGGCCGTGGGTGCGGTGGTGATCTCGCGGCGTCCGGTCGATCAGCTGCGTGAGGGGGCCCGAAAGCGGCTCAGCGCGTTCAAGATACCCACCGTGTGGCTGCTGGTGGACGACGACAACGCGATACCGCGGAAGGCCACCGGTAAGGTCAACATCCGTGCGCTCCGGAATCTGCTCACCTCTTCTCGCGAGCAGACATAG
- a CDS encoding acetyl-CoA C-acetyltransferase: MRDTVICEPVRTPIGRYGGMFKDLTVVDLAVAALTGLLDRTGIDPAVVDDVILGHCYPSSEAPAIGRVVGLDAGLPVTVPGMQVDRRCGSGLQSVIQACLQVGSGADDVVVAGGAESMSNVVFYSTDMRWGGARGGVAVHDALARGRTTAGGRRYPVPGGMLETAENLRREYGITRAEQDELAVTSHQKAVAAQKNGVFAEEIIPVTMHTRRGDDVIDTDEHPRADTSTETLSRLKPILGTQDPEATVTAGNASGQNDAASMCLVTTPEKAVELGLTPLVRLLSWGSAGVAPNIMGIGPVPATEAALARAGLDLADIDLIELNEAFAAQALAVMREWKFTDADMERTNVHGSGISLGHPVGATGGRMLATLAREMTRRQARYGLETMCIGGGQGLAAVFERVTP; encoded by the coding sequence ATGCGCGACACCGTCATCTGCGAACCCGTTCGCACCCCGATCGGCCGTTACGGTGGCATGTTCAAAGACCTCACCGTGGTTGATCTCGCGGTGGCGGCGCTCACCGGCCTGCTCGACCGGACCGGCATCGATCCGGCCGTCGTCGACGACGTCATCCTGGGACACTGCTACCCCAGCAGCGAGGCGCCGGCCATCGGGCGGGTGGTGGGGCTGGACGCCGGTCTGCCGGTGACGGTGCCGGGTATGCAGGTCGACCGCCGATGCGGTTCGGGTCTGCAATCGGTGATCCAGGCCTGTCTGCAGGTCGGCAGCGGCGCCGATGACGTGGTGGTCGCCGGTGGCGCCGAGAGCATGAGCAACGTGGTCTTCTACTCCACCGACATGCGGTGGGGAGGTGCACGCGGTGGGGTTGCCGTGCACGATGCGCTTGCCCGCGGCAGGACCACCGCGGGTGGCCGGCGGTATCCGGTTCCCGGCGGCATGCTCGAGACGGCCGAGAACCTGCGCCGCGAATACGGCATCACCCGCGCTGAACAGGACGAGCTGGCGGTAACCTCCCACCAGAAGGCGGTCGCCGCCCAGAAGAACGGCGTCTTCGCCGAGGAGATCATTCCGGTGACGATGCACACCCGGCGCGGAGACGACGTCATCGACACCGACGAGCATCCGCGCGCCGACACCTCGACCGAGACCTTGAGCAGGCTGAAACCGATTCTGGGCACACAGGATCCGGAGGCGACGGTGACCGCGGGCAATGCCAGCGGACAGAACGACGCGGCGTCGATGTGTCTGGTCACCACGCCGGAGAAGGCCGTCGAGCTGGGCCTGACCCCGCTCGTCCGGCTGCTGTCGTGGGGTTCGGCCGGGGTGGCCCCGAACATCATGGGTATAGGCCCCGTCCCGGCCACCGAGGCCGCGCTCGCCAGAGCGGGCCTGGATCTGGCCGACATCGACCTCATCGAGCTCAACGAGGCGTTCGCGGCACAGGCGCTCGCCGTGATGCGCGAGTGGAAGTTCACCGACGCCGACATGGAGCGCACCAACGTCCACGGTTCCGGTATCTCTCTGGGGCATCCGGTGGGGGCTACCGGCGGACGGATGCTCGCCACGCTGGCCCGCGAGATGACGCGGCGGCAGGCACGCTACGGCCTGGAGACGATGTGCATCGGCGGCGGGCAGGGGCTGGCCGCGGTCTTCGAGCGGGTGACCCCGTGA
- a CDS encoding mycofactocin-coupled SDR family oxidoreductase produces the protein MTGRLTGKVAFITGAARGQGRAHAIRMAAEGADIIAVDVAGKLPSCVPYDPATPEDLAETVRLVEATGRRILASVADIRDIDALSDAVDTGVAELGRLDVIIANAGVSAPQAWDAISPDDFRDVIDINVTGTWNTVMAGAHRIIDGGRGGSIILISSAAGLKMQPFMVHYTASKHAVTGMARAFAAELGKHKIRVNSLHPGAVNTPMGTGDMVSALQTAYATNPPLEKMVTPFLPDYLAQPEDIADAACWLASDESRYVTAASIAVDLGSTQF, from the coding sequence ATGACAGGCCGGCTCACTGGGAAGGTCGCCTTCATCACCGGAGCGGCCCGCGGACAGGGACGCGCACACGCGATCCGGATGGCGGCAGAGGGTGCCGACATCATCGCCGTCGACGTGGCAGGCAAGCTCCCGTCCTGCGTGCCGTATGACCCGGCCACACCCGAGGACCTCGCCGAAACAGTGCGGCTCGTCGAGGCGACCGGTCGTCGGATCCTCGCCTCGGTCGCCGACATCCGTGACATCGACGCACTCAGCGACGCCGTCGATACCGGTGTGGCGGAACTGGGCCGGCTCGACGTCATCATCGCCAACGCGGGCGTGTCCGCACCGCAGGCGTGGGACGCCATCTCCCCCGACGACTTCCGCGATGTCATCGACATCAACGTGACCGGTACCTGGAACACCGTGATGGCGGGCGCACACAGGATCATCGACGGCGGGCGGGGCGGCAGCATCATCCTCATCAGTTCAGCCGCGGGGCTGAAGATGCAGCCGTTCATGGTCCACTACACCGCCAGCAAGCATGCGGTGACGGGGATGGCGCGGGCGTTCGCCGCCGAACTGGGCAAGCACAAGATCCGGGTCAACAGCCTGCATCCGGGTGCGGTGAACACACCGATGGGAACCGGCGACATGGTGTCGGCGCTCCAGACGGCGTACGCGACGAACCCGCCGCTGGAGAAGATGGTGACGCCGTTCCTGCCCGACTACCTCGCCCAGCCCGAGGACATCGCGGATGCGGCCTGCTGGTTGGCAAGCGATGAATCCCGCTACGTCACAGCGGCGTCGATCGCGGTGGACCTGGGTTCGACGCAGTTCTGA